Proteins encoded together in one Pseudomonas sp. Seg1 window:
- the rhlB gene encoding ATP-dependent RNA helicase RhlB, whose protein sequence is MTVLKALKKMFGKSEAEQLAPVPSAPSHAPGHRSDARQADRPATVAAPKQEAKPAAVATPAAAPVAESASSEAPKPARPRREPKPKAAVIPWKLEDFVVEPQEGKTRFHDFKLSPELMHAIQDLGFPYCTPIQAQVLGFTLAGKDAIGRAQTGTGKTAAFLISIITQLLQTPPPKERYMGEPRALIIAPTRELVVQIAKDAADLTKYTGLNVMTFVGGMDFDKQLKHLEARHCDILVATPGRLLDFNQRGDVHLDMVEVMVLDEADRMLDMGFIPQVRQIIRQTPPKSERQTLLFSATFTEDVMNLAKQWTTDPSIVEIESQNVANENVEQHIYAVAGADKYKLLYNLVNDNGWERVIVFANRKDEVRRIEERLVRDGINAAQLSGDVPQHKRIKTLEGFREGKIRVLVATDVAGRGIHIDGISHVINFTLPEVPDDYVHRIGRTGRAGADGVSISFAGEDDSYQLPSIEEKLGRKISCETPPTHLLRAVERKRPQ, encoded by the coding sequence ATGACCGTGCTCAAAGCACTCAAGAAGATGTTCGGTAAAAGCGAGGCTGAGCAGCTCGCGCCAGTTCCCAGTGCGCCGTCGCACGCCCCCGGCCATCGCAGCGATGCCCGCCAGGCCGACCGCCCCGCTACCGTAGCGGCTCCGAAACAAGAGGCAAAACCGGCCGCCGTCGCCACTCCAGCGGCTGCTCCAGTCGCCGAAAGCGCCAGCAGCGAAGCACCGAAACCGGCCAGACCACGCCGCGAACCCAAGCCCAAGGCTGCGGTTATCCCGTGGAAACTCGAAGACTTCGTCGTCGAGCCTCAGGAAGGCAAAACCCGCTTCCACGATTTCAAGCTCTCCCCGGAACTGATGCACGCCATCCAGGACCTGGGTTTCCCGTATTGCACGCCGATCCAGGCGCAGGTGCTGGGTTTCACCCTCGCCGGCAAAGACGCCATCGGCCGCGCGCAGACCGGCACCGGCAAGACCGCCGCGTTCCTGATCTCGATCATCACCCAACTGCTGCAAACGCCGCCGCCGAAAGAGCGCTACATGGGTGAACCCCGTGCGCTGATCATCGCGCCGACCCGTGAGCTGGTGGTGCAGATCGCCAAGGACGCCGCCGACCTGACCAAGTACACCGGCCTCAACGTCATGACGTTTGTGGGCGGCATGGACTTCGACAAGCAGCTCAAGCACCTCGAAGCACGCCACTGCGACATCCTCGTCGCGACCCCGGGCCGTCTGCTCGACTTCAACCAGCGCGGCGATGTGCACCTGGACATGGTCGAAGTGATGGTGCTGGACGAAGCCGACCGCATGCTCGACATGGGTTTCATCCCGCAAGTACGTCAGATCATTCGTCAGACCCCGCCGAAGTCCGAGCGCCAGACCCTGCTGTTCTCGGCGACCTTCACCGAAGACGTGATGAACCTCGCCAAGCAATGGACCACCGACCCGTCGATCGTCGAGATCGAGTCGCAGAACGTCGCCAACGAAAACGTCGAGCAGCACATCTACGCGGTGGCCGGCGCCGACAAATACAAACTGCTCTACAACCTGGTCAACGATAACGGCTGGGAGCGGGTGATCGTGTTTGCCAACCGCAAGGACGAAGTGCGCCGTATCGAAGAACGTCTGGTGCGCGATGGCATCAACGCCGCGCAACTGTCCGGCGATGTTCCGCAGCACAAGCGCATCAAGACCCTGGAAGGCTTCCGCGAAGGCAAGATTCGCGTGCTGGTGGCCACCGATGTTGCCGGTCGCGGCATCCACATCGACGGCATCAGCCATGTGATCAACTTCACCCTGCCGGAAGTCCCGGACGACTACGTGCACCGCATCGGCCGTACCGGTCGTGCTGGCGCCGATGGTGTATCGATCAGCTTCGCCGGTGAAGACGACTCCTACCAGTTGCCGTCCATCGAAGAGAAGCTCGGTCGCAAGATCAGCTGTGAAACGCCGCCGACGCATCTGCTGCGAGCGGTTGAGCGCAAGCGTCCGCAGTAA
- a CDS encoding amino acid ABC transporter ATP-binding protein gives MSEASKKPVGPEGIIQMQGVNKWYGQFHVLKDINLNVKQGERIVLCGPSGSGKSTTIRCLNRLEEHQQGRIVVDGVELTNDLKQIEAIRREVGMVFQHFNLFPHLTILQNCTLAPMWVRKMPKRKAEEIAMHYLERVRIPEQAHKFPGQLSGGQQQRVAIARALCMKPKIMLFDEPTSALDPEMVKEVLDTMIGLAEDGMTMLCVTHEMGFARTVANRVIFMDKGEIVEQAAPNDFFDNPQNERTKLFLSQILH, from the coding sequence ATGAGCGAAGCAAGCAAAAAGCCAGTGGGCCCTGAAGGCATTATTCAGATGCAGGGCGTCAACAAGTGGTACGGCCAGTTCCACGTGCTGAAAGACATCAACCTCAACGTCAAACAGGGCGAGCGTATCGTCCTGTGCGGCCCGTCGGGTTCCGGCAAGTCGACCACCATTCGTTGCCTCAATCGTCTGGAGGAACACCAGCAGGGCCGCATTGTGGTCGATGGTGTGGAACTGACCAACGACCTCAAGCAGATCGAAGCGATCCGCCGCGAAGTCGGCATGGTGTTCCAGCACTTCAACCTGTTCCCGCACCTGACCATTTTGCAGAACTGCACCCTGGCGCCGATGTGGGTACGCAAGATGCCCAAACGCAAGGCCGAGGAAATCGCCATGCATTATCTGGAACGCGTACGCATTCCGGAGCAGGCGCATAAATTCCCGGGGCAACTGTCCGGCGGTCAGCAGCAGCGTGTGGCGATCGCCCGCGCACTGTGCATGAAACCGAAAATCATGCTGTTCGATGAACCGACTTCAGCGCTCGATCCGGAGATGGTGAAAGAGGTTCTGGACACCATGATCGGTCTGGCCGAAGACGGCATGACCATGCTCTGTGTGACTCACGAAATGGGCTTTGCCCGCACCGTGGCGAACCGCGTGATCTTCATGGACAAGGGCGAAATCGTTGAGCAGGCGGCGCCGAATGACTTCTTCGACAATCCGCAGAATGAGCGGACGAAGTTGTTCTTGAGTCAGATTTTGCATTGA
- a CDS encoding nuclear transport factor 2 family protein — MSEAHAALITRFYQAFQRLDAEGMAACYTDDVVFSDPAFGQLRGRDAGDMWRMLTTRAKDFSLTFDNVRADERSGGAHWVATYLFSQTGNVVINDIQARFVFRDGKICEHHDHFDLWRWSRQALGFKGLLLGWTPLVRNAVRAQALKGLKAFQAGR, encoded by the coding sequence ATGAGTGAAGCCCACGCCGCGTTGATCACCCGTTTCTACCAGGCCTTCCAGCGCCTCGATGCCGAAGGCATGGCCGCGTGCTACACCGATGACGTGGTCTTCAGCGATCCGGCCTTCGGCCAGTTGCGCGGGCGCGATGCCGGCGACATGTGGCGCATGCTCACCACTCGGGCAAAAGACTTCTCGCTGACCTTCGACAACGTCCGCGCCGACGAGCGCAGCGGCGGCGCCCATTGGGTGGCAACTTATCTGTTCAGTCAGACCGGCAACGTCGTGATCAACGATATCCAGGCGCGCTTCGTCTTCCGTGACGGCAAGATCTGCGAACACCATGACCACTTCGATCTGTGGCGCTGGTCGCGTCAGGCCCTGGGTTTCAAAGGCCTGCTGCTGGGCTGGACGCCACTGGTGCGCAACGCCGTCCGTGCCCAGGCACTGAAGGGACTGAAGGCATTTCAGGCCGGTCGCTGA
- a CDS encoding amino acid ABC transporter substrate-binding protein: MKMLKSTLAVVTAAAVLGVSGFAQAGATLDAVQKKGFVQCGVSDGLPGFSVPDATGKILGIDADVCRAVAAAVFGDATKVKFSQLNAKERFTALQSGEIDILSRNTTMTSSRDAGMGLKFPGFITYYDGIGFLVNNKLGVKSAKELDGATICIQAGTTTELNVSDYFRGNGLKYTPITFDTSDESAKSLESGRCDVLTSDKSQLFAQRSKLASPKDYVVLPETISKEPLGPVVRNGDDEWLAIVRWVGYALLNTEEAGITSKNVEAEAKSTKNPDVARMLGADGEYGKDLKLPKDWVVQIVKQVGNYGEIFEKNLGKSTPLEIDRGLNALWNNGGIQYAPPVR, translated from the coding sequence ATGAAGATGTTGAAATCCACTCTGGCAGTCGTGACTGCGGCAGCAGTACTCGGCGTCAGCGGGTTCGCTCAGGCGGGTGCAACCCTGGATGCCGTACAGAAGAAAGGTTTCGTGCAGTGTGGCGTGAGCGACGGTCTGCCGGGCTTCTCGGTTCCGGACGCTACCGGCAAGATCCTCGGCATCGACGCTGACGTCTGCCGCGCTGTGGCCGCTGCCGTATTCGGCGACGCGACCAAGGTCAAGTTCAGTCAGTTGAACGCCAAGGAGCGCTTCACCGCGCTGCAATCCGGCGAGATCGACATTCTGTCGCGCAACACCACCATGACCAGCTCCCGTGACGCGGGCATGGGCCTGAAATTCCCGGGCTTCATTACCTACTATGACGGCATCGGCTTCCTGGTAAACAACAAGCTGGGCGTGAAGAGTGCCAAAGAGCTGGACGGTGCAACCATCTGCATCCAGGCCGGTACCACCACCGAACTGAACGTTTCCGACTACTTCCGCGGCAACGGTCTGAAATACACCCCGATCACTTTCGACACCTCCGATGAAAGCGCCAAGTCGCTGGAATCCGGTCGTTGCGACGTGCTGACCTCCGACAAATCGCAACTGTTCGCCCAGCGCAGCAAGCTGGCTTCGCCGAAGGACTACGTGGTTCTGCCGGAAACCATTTCCAAAGAACCACTGGGCCCGGTCGTACGTAACGGCGACGACGAGTGGCTGGCCATCGTCCGTTGGGTCGGCTACGCGCTGCTCAACACCGAGGAAGCCGGCATCACCTCGAAGAACGTCGAAGCTGAAGCCAAGTCGACCAAGAACCCGGACGTCGCCCGTATGCTCGGTGCTGACGGCGAGTACGGCAAGGACCTGAAACTGCCGAAGGACTGGGTCGTGCAGATCGTCAAACAAGTCGGCAACTACGGCGAAATCTTCGAGAAAAACCTCGGCAAGAGCACTCCGCTGGAAATCGACCGTGGCCTGAACGCCCTGTGGAACAACGGCGGCATTCAGTACGCACCACCAGTGCGCTAA
- a CDS encoding GIY-YIG nuclease family protein: MTSLSEKSVDVAEPVSKSWFVYLVRAANGSLYCGISDDPVRRFAKHQSGKGARFFLSSPAMALVYTELCRDKSDALRQERLIKKLRKSAKECLVASYQSD; this comes from the coding sequence GTGACCAGCCTTAGCGAAAAATCTGTCGATGTTGCCGAACCGGTGAGCAAGTCCTGGTTCGTCTACCTCGTTCGTGCGGCCAACGGCTCGTTGTATTGCGGGATCAGTGACGACCCGGTGCGTCGTTTCGCCAAGCATCAGAGCGGCAAAGGTGCACGGTTCTTCCTCTCCAGCCCGGCCATGGCGCTGGTCTACACCGAGCTGTGCCGAGACAAGAGCGACGCGCTGCGCCAGGAACGGCTGATCAAAAAACTGCGCAAGAGCGCCAAGGAATGTCTGGTCGCGTCTTATCAATCTGACTGA
- a CDS encoding type II toxin-antitoxin system MqsR family toxin, translating to MEKNTPHYNLAVIKEDVRRLGINAFTRTARKSGRDMGLSLKEMQDVVFELQNRMLYKSMTTYGDHRVWQDVYHITSHDLEIYIKVTYCSGGEPPVISFKEKNP from the coding sequence ATGGAGAAAAATACACCCCACTACAACTTGGCGGTGATCAAGGAGGATGTCAGAAGGCTCGGAATAAACGCATTTACCAGGACTGCACGCAAAAGCGGTCGAGACATGGGCCTGAGCCTCAAGGAAATGCAGGACGTCGTTTTCGAACTGCAAAACAGGATGCTGTACAAATCGATGACGACCTATGGCGACCATCGGGTTTGGCAAGACGTGTATCACATCACTTCGCATGATCTGGAGATTTACATCAAGGTCACTTATTGCTCAGGCGGTGAACCTCCGGTGATCTCCTTCAAGGAGAAAAACCCATGA
- a CDS encoding amino acid ABC transporter permease, producing the protein MSTHTFKPDMPPPNSSIGVVAWMRANMFSSWLNTLLTLFAFYLIYLVVPPILSWAIVDANWVGTTRADCTKEGACWVFIQQRFGQFMYGYYPPELRWRVDLTVWLAVIGAAPLFISRVPRKAIYGLSFLVLYPIIAFILLHGGFGLTNVATSQWGGLMLTLVIATVGIAGALPLGIVLALGRRSNMPAIRVVCVTFIEFWRGVPLITVLFMSSVMLPLFLPEGMNFDKLLRALIGVILFQSAYVAEVVRGGLQAIPKGQYEAAAAMGLGYWRSMGLVILPQALKLVIPGIVNTFIALFKDTSLVIIIGLFDLLNSVKQAAADPKWLGMATEGYVFAALVFWIFCFGMSRYSMHLERKLDTGHKR; encoded by the coding sequence ATGAGTACTCATACTTTCAAACCCGACATGCCCCCACCGAACAGCAGCATCGGCGTGGTGGCGTGGATGCGCGCGAACATGTTCTCCAGCTGGCTCAACACCCTGTTGACCCTGTTTGCGTTCTACCTGATCTATCTCGTGGTGCCACCGATCCTCAGCTGGGCGATTGTCGATGCCAACTGGGTCGGCACCACCCGCGCCGACTGCACCAAGGAAGGCGCCTGCTGGGTATTCATTCAGCAGCGATTCGGCCAGTTCATGTACGGCTACTATCCGCCGGAACTGCGCTGGCGCGTGGACCTGACCGTGTGGCTGGCGGTCATCGGCGCGGCGCCTTTGTTTATCTCGCGTGTGCCGCGTAAAGCGATATACGGGCTGAGTTTCCTGGTGCTGTACCCGATCATTGCTTTCATCCTGCTGCACGGCGGCTTCGGCCTGACCAACGTGGCGACCAGCCAATGGGGCGGCCTGATGCTGACCCTGGTGATCGCCACGGTTGGTATCGCCGGCGCCCTGCCGCTGGGGATTGTGCTGGCGCTGGGACGACGCTCGAACATGCCGGCGATTCGTGTGGTCTGCGTGACCTTCATTGAGTTCTGGCGCGGTGTGCCGTTGATCACGGTGCTGTTCATGTCCTCGGTGATGCTGCCGCTGTTCCTGCCCGAAGGCATGAACTTCGACAAGCTGCTGCGGGCGCTGATCGGCGTGATCCTGTTCCAGTCGGCCTATGTGGCCGAAGTGGTGCGCGGCGGTCTGCAAGCGATCCCCAAGGGTCAGTACGAAGCGGCTGCAGCGATGGGCCTCGGTTACTGGCGTTCGATGGGCCTGGTGATCCTGCCACAAGCCCTGAAGCTGGTGATCCCCGGCATCGTCAACACGTTCATTGCGCTGTTCAAGGACACCAGTCTGGTGATCATCATCGGCCTCTTTGACCTGCTCAACAGCGTCAAGCAAGCCGCTGCCGATCCGAAATGGCTGGGCATGGCCACCGAAGGCTATGTGTTCGCCGCCCTGGTGTTCTGGATTTTCTGTTTTGGTATGTCGCGCTATTCCATGCATCTGGAACGCAAGCTCGACACTGGCCACAAGCGTTAG
- a CDS encoding FadR/GntR family transcriptional regulator, translating to MSDISPLIKRSLVDQALDQLRQRINSGAWQVGERLPTEPELCAELGISRNTVREAMRVLAFSGLIDIRQGDGSYLRAVVDPMDTLKALSRCSLDQARETRHILEVEAIGLAALRRTDEDLAALREALGTSGSHYHGDLDTYIACDLVFHRRLVDAAHNPTLSELYRYFSSIVGAQLRQTLNIVPRRQEVFDLHIELLDAVEQRDPERAKALSRQLINEP from the coding sequence ATGTCAGACATTTCTCCACTCATCAAACGATCTCTGGTCGATCAGGCCTTGGACCAGCTCCGTCAGCGCATCAACAGCGGTGCCTGGCAGGTTGGCGAGCGGTTGCCGACCGAGCCCGAGCTGTGCGCCGAGCTGGGCATCAGCCGTAACACCGTGCGTGAAGCCATGCGCGTATTGGCGTTTTCCGGATTGATCGACATCCGTCAGGGCGACGGCAGTTACTTGCGCGCAGTCGTCGATCCCATGGACACGCTCAAGGCGCTGTCCAGGTGTTCGCTGGATCAGGCGCGGGAAACCCGGCACATCCTCGAAGTCGAGGCCATTGGCCTGGCGGCATTGCGCCGCACCGATGAGGACCTCGCCGCATTGCGTGAGGCGCTTGGCACCAGCGGCAGCCACTATCACGGCGATCTCGACACTTACATCGCTTGCGATCTGGTGTTCCACCGCCGCTTGGTCGATGCCGCGCACAACCCGACCCTCAGCGAGCTCTATCGCTATTTCTCCAGCATCGTCGGCGCGCAATTGCGCCAAACCCTGAACATCGTCCCGCGCCGTCAGGAAGTGTTCGACCTGCACATCGAGTTGCTCGATGCGGTCGAACAACGTGACCCGGAACGGGCCAAAGCTTTATCCAGGCAGTTGATCAATGAACCTTGA
- a CDS encoding alpha/beta fold hydrolase: MTEPLILQPVKPADACVIWLHGLGADRYDFLPVAEALQESLLSTRFVLPQAPTRPVTINGGYAMPSWYDIKAMSPARAIDRDELEASADRIIELIEEQRASGIDASRIFLAGFSQGGAVVFHTAFLKWQGPLGGVLALSTYAPTFSEELELSASQQRIPVLSLHGQFDNVVQNSMGRTAYEYLKAHGVTVTWQEYPMEHEVLPEEIRDIGVWLSERLR; this comes from the coding sequence ATGACCGAGCCCTTGATTCTTCAGCCTGTTAAGCCCGCAGACGCCTGCGTGATCTGGCTGCACGGCCTGGGTGCCGACCGCTACGACTTTCTGCCAGTGGCCGAAGCGTTGCAGGAAAGCCTGTTGAGCACGCGCTTCGTTCTGCCCCAGGCGCCGACCCGCCCGGTCACCATTAATGGCGGATATGCCATGCCGAGCTGGTACGACATCAAGGCCATGAGCCCGGCCCGGGCGATCGATCGTGATGAGCTGGAAGCGTCGGCGGATCGCATCATTGAATTGATCGAAGAACAGCGCGCCAGCGGAATAGACGCCTCGCGGATTTTCCTCGCCGGTTTCTCCCAGGGTGGCGCGGTGGTTTTTCACACCGCTTTCTTGAAATGGCAGGGACCGTTGGGTGGCGTACTGGCACTGTCGACGTATGCGCCGACGTTCAGCGAAGAATTGGAGTTGTCTGCCAGCCAGCAGCGCATTCCGGTGCTGTCGCTGCACGGTCAGTTCGACAACGTGGTACAGAACTCCATGGGACGTACCGCCTATGAGTATCTGAAGGCCCATGGTGTCACCGTGACATGGCAGGAATACCCAATGGAGCACGAAGTGTTACCCGAAGAAATCCGCGACATCGGTGTGTGGTTGAGCGAGCGCCTGCGTTGA
- a CDS encoding amino acid ABC transporter permease produces the protein MQNSIGAPKQRLSLSDPRVRAWLFQIITVVAVVSLGWYLFDNTQTNLQHRGITSGFGFLERSAGFGIAQHLIDYTEADSYARVFVIGLLNTLLVTVIGVILATILGFIIGVARLSQNWIISKLATVYVEVFRNIPPLLQILFWYFAVFLTMPGPRNSHNFGDTFFVSSRGLNMPAALAADGFWAFFGSVVVAIIATVLMCRWANKRFEETGVPFHKFWTGLAIMLLIPTLCALIFGAPLHWEMPKLQGFNFVGGWVLIPELLALTLALTVYTAAFIAEIVRSGIKSVSHGQTEAARSLGLRNGPTLRKVIIPQALRVIIPPLTSQYLNLAKNSSLAAGIGYPEMVSLFAGTVLNQTGQAIEVIAITMSVYLAISISISLLMNWYNKRIALIER, from the coding sequence ATGCAAAATTCAATCGGCGCACCAAAGCAGAGGCTCAGCCTCAGCGATCCACGAGTGCGTGCGTGGCTATTCCAGATCATCACCGTTGTGGCGGTGGTCTCGCTGGGCTGGTACTTGTTCGACAACACGCAAACCAACCTTCAGCACCGGGGCATTACCTCCGGTTTCGGCTTTCTGGAGCGCAGTGCCGGGTTCGGCATCGCTCAACACCTGATCGACTACACGGAAGCGGACAGCTATGCCCGCGTCTTTGTCATCGGTCTGCTCAACACCCTGTTGGTGACAGTGATCGGCGTGATTCTGGCGACGATCCTCGGTTTCATCATCGGTGTGGCGCGGCTGTCGCAGAACTGGATCATCAGCAAACTGGCGACGGTGTACGTGGAAGTTTTCCGCAACATTCCGCCGCTGCTGCAAATCCTGTTCTGGTACTTCGCGGTGTTCCTGACCATGCCGGGGCCGCGCAACAGCCATAACTTCGGCGACACCTTCTTCGTCAGCAGCCGTGGCCTGAACATGCCGGCAGCGTTGGCGGCTGATGGCTTCTGGGCTTTTTTCGGCAGCGTCGTGGTGGCGATCATCGCGACCGTGCTGATGTGCCGTTGGGCCAACAAGCGCTTTGAAGAAACCGGCGTACCGTTCCATAAGTTCTGGACGGGGCTGGCGATCATGTTGCTGATCCCGACCTTGTGCGCACTGATCTTCGGCGCACCGCTGCACTGGGAAATGCCCAAGTTGCAGGGCTTCAACTTCGTCGGTGGCTGGGTACTGATCCCTGAACTGCTCGCGTTGACCCTGGCCTTGACTGTTTACACGGCAGCGTTTATCGCCGAGATCGTCCGTTCGGGGATCAAGTCGGTCAGCCACGGCCAGACCGAAGCGGCCCGTTCGCTCGGCCTGCGCAACGGCCCGACCCTGCGCAAGGTGATCATCCCGCAAGCCCTGCGCGTGATCATTCCGCCGCTGACCAGCCAATACCTGAACCTTGCGAAAAACTCCTCGCTGGCGGCCGGTATCGGTTACCCGGAAATGGTCTCGCTGTTCGCCGGCACGGTACTCAACCAGACCGGTCAGGCGATCGAGGTGATTGCGATCACCATGAGCGTGTACCTGGCGATCAGTATCAGCATTTCCCTGCTGATGAACTGGTACAACAAGCGCATTGCGCTGATCGAGCGGTAA
- a CDS encoding CynX/NimT family MFS transporter → MNLETEKSMSRSEISTTPKLEELLIDAEADDEEVQQSHPLVRRPWLLLLGLILVALNLRPALSSMAPLLSDVSKSLGLSAAQAGLLTTLPVLCLGLFAPLAPILARRFGAERVVLGILLTLAGGIILRSNFGEIGLFAGSVLGGASIGIIGVLLPGIVKRDFAKHAGTMTGVYTMALCLGAAMAAGSSVPLSEHFDHSWAMGLGFWVIPALVAAVFWLPQVGQKHGAHNVAYRVRGLLRDPLAWQVTLYMGLQSSLAYIVFGWLPSILIGRGLTPTQAGLVLSGSVIIQLASSLAAPWLATRGKDQRLAIVVVMALTLGGLFGCLYAPIEGLWGWAILLGLGQGGTFSLALTLIVLRSRDSHVAANLSSMSQGFGYTLASMGPFAVGIVHDWTGGWNAVGWIFGIIGTGAIIAGLGAGRALYVQVQSEKI, encoded by the coding sequence ATGAACCTTGAAACCGAGAAGTCCATGTCCCGCAGTGAGATATCCACAACCCCGAAGCTTGAAGAGCTGCTGATCGATGCCGAGGCCGATGACGAGGAGGTGCAGCAAAGCCATCCGTTGGTGCGGCGCCCGTGGTTGCTGCTGTTGGGGCTGATTCTGGTGGCACTGAACCTGCGTCCGGCGCTGTCGAGCATGGCGCCGCTGCTCAGTGACGTCTCGAAAAGTCTCGGTCTGTCCGCCGCTCAGGCCGGTTTGCTGACCACGCTGCCGGTACTGTGCCTGGGGCTGTTCGCCCCGCTGGCGCCGATTCTGGCGCGGCGCTTCGGTGCCGAGCGCGTAGTGTTGGGTATTCTGCTGACACTCGCGGGCGGCATTATCCTGCGCAGCAACTTCGGTGAAATCGGTCTGTTTGCCGGCAGCGTGCTGGGCGGCGCGAGCATTGGCATCATCGGCGTGTTGCTGCCGGGCATCGTCAAACGCGACTTCGCCAAACACGCCGGCACCATGACCGGGGTCTACACCATGGCCTTGTGTCTGGGTGCGGCTATGGCGGCGGGTTCGAGCGTGCCGCTGAGCGAACATTTCGATCACAGCTGGGCCATGGGGCTCGGTTTCTGGGTGATTCCAGCGCTGGTGGCGGCGGTGTTCTGGCTGCCGCAAGTCGGGCAGAAACACGGTGCACATAACGTCGCCTATCGCGTGCGCGGTCTGCTGCGTGATCCGCTGGCCTGGCAGGTGACCTTGTACATGGGCCTGCAATCGTCGCTGGCCTACATCGTGTTCGGCTGGTTGCCGTCGATCCTCATCGGTCGTGGCCTGACGCCGACTCAAGCGGGTCTGGTGCTGTCCGGCTCGGTCATTATTCAGTTAGCCAGTTCGCTGGCGGCACCGTGGCTGGCGACTCGCGGCAAGGATCAGCGTCTGGCGATCGTCGTGGTGATGGCGCTGACCCTCGGTGGCCTGTTCGGTTGCCTGTACGCGCCAATCGAAGGCCTGTGGGGCTGGGCGATTCTGCTGGGTCTGGGGCAAGGCGGTACGTTCAGCCTGGCGCTGACTCTGATCGTGCTGCGCTCTCGGGATTCTCACGTCGCGGCGAACCTGTCGAGCATGTCCCAAGGCTTTGGCTACACCCTGGCGTCGATGGGGCCGTTTGCGGTCGGCATCGTGCATGACTGGACTGGCGGCTGGAATGCGGTGGGCTGGATCTTCGGCATTATTGGTACCGGTGCGATCATTGCCGGCCTCGGCGCCGGTCGTGCGCTGTACGTGCAGGTGCAAAGCGAGAAGATTTAA
- a CDS encoding type II toxin-antitoxin system MqsA family antitoxin, translating to MNTKQCFSCGAPEGMRHFECRAETMSVKGMERRLDDLSGWECQACGEVIFDPDSALRYSNASDELVIAGRQMIGNEMKRIRRKLHLSQKEAVLLLSGGGHNAFSRYERGDSLPPKALIVLMRLLDRHPHLLTDARALGEGADLRGFKDTVHKEHETLTMS from the coding sequence ATGAACACGAAACAATGCTTCAGTTGCGGAGCACCTGAAGGAATGCGGCACTTTGAATGTCGTGCTGAAACCATGAGCGTAAAAGGCATGGAGCGTCGTCTTGATGATTTGTCTGGATGGGAGTGTCAGGCATGCGGGGAAGTCATATTCGACCCCGATAGCGCATTACGCTACTCGAATGCGAGTGACGAACTCGTCATTGCCGGCCGACAGATGATCGGTAACGAGATGAAGCGCATCCGCCGCAAGCTGCATCTGTCACAGAAGGAAGCGGTGCTGTTGTTGTCAGGTGGCGGGCACAATGCGTTTTCACGATATGAACGCGGCGACTCGCTCCCACCGAAAGCCCTGATAGTGCTGATGCGCCTGCTTGATCGTCACCCACACCTCCTCACCGATGCGCGCGCTTTGGGCGAAGGAGCAGATTTGCGAGGATTCAAGGATACAGTTCACAAAGAACACGAAACGCTGACCATGTCCTGA